The Sandaracinaceae bacterium genome segment GTGCCGACTCCGCGTCTCGTCCGCGCCGCCGCCGCCCGCGAGAAAGCTCGACGCGAGCAGCTCGATGAACGCGTCGTCGTCCAGATGCGTGCCGCCGCTCTCCTTGCGCAGCACGTCGCGCGCTTGCCGCAGCAACGCATACGCGGAGGGCGAGAGGTTCAAGGTGACCCGCTTGCGCTCGAGCTCTGGCCGCGTCGGATCGCTCGGCCGGTCGCCCGGCTTCTTGCCCGAGGTCATGCGCTCGATCTGCGACGCGGTCTTTCCGTCGGCGACCTCGAGCCACTCGGCCTCCGTCTCCGCGTCGGCCACGCGGGTCAGCTCGCGCACCGCCGAGTAGACGAGGTCGCCCGCCGCGAACGCGGCGCTGAGCTTCGGCAGCTCATCGAGCCGCTCCGCGACGCGCACTCGCTCCTCGGTCGCGCGGCCTGAGCAGCCGAACCACCGCTCGGCGTGCTCGCGAAAGCTGGCGAAGCCGTAGAGGTCGCGGACCTTCAGGCGGAAGCCGCAGAGGAACCACTGACAGAGCTCGAAGTCGCTCGCCGCGCGCAGGCGCCCGAGCAACCTCCGCGTCTCATCGGCCACCTGGCGAGACGTGTCTGCCGACGGACACTCTTTCGATGAATGCCCCCATGCAAATCATCTAGCACGTGCGACGTGTTGCGCGCAGGTTGTTTGTGCGTCTGTATGTGTGTTTCGTTTGATTGATCGAGTCGCGTGTGTCCTGGTCCGCGCCGTGTCTCGCCAAACGCCCTCGCCCACGTGAGGGAGCGCTTCGTGAGAGGCCGATGAGGCACAGGCCCCATCGGCGATCGCCCTCCTCGCGCAGAGGATCGGATGTCGCCCAGCGCGTCGCACCCGCCGTCGTCGGCCGCCGCGCCGTCGCGGAGGCGCCGCTCCCACAGCTCCCTCCTCTCCGGCCGCCGCATCGACATCGGCGTACCCCTCGTGGACGAGGCGATCTCCTGTGAAGCAGATCTGCGCGCGCGGCTCGACTCGCGCTTCCTCACGCCAGCGTGCGCGGCTCCGTCAACGGTCCACGCGCCGTCTCCGCCGTCGCGCTCCGCGGCGAGCGCTTGGTAGCTCTCGAGAGCGAGCGTCTACGAGAAGACGTCATGGACATCGTTCGAGACGGCAATTCGAGCCCGGATGGGCGCGGAGACGGCTCGACGCGTCAATATCGACGAGAAATGACTGTCAGCATCGATTTCTCGTCGAAATCGACGACTTTTCAATAGTCCTTCTCGAGTTCTCGTCGATTTCGACGGAAATCAGCTCCCTGTGACGATTTCTCGTCGATTCCGACGGAAAATGACTCTCCCTGGATTTCCTGGTCGAATCTGACGACGTCAGCGCCATGAGGCCACCAGCGCGTCTCCCGGTGTGGTGGGCCGGTAGATGGTCGAGACGCTCGACGAGCTGCGCGCCTTGCTGTGCCGGACACGGACCAGTGCGCTCTTCTCGCGGAGATCGCCGGGGACGTGCCGCGCCCACGGCCCAGGGCGTGGCGGCCGCGACCACGGAGCGCGGCGGCCCGCGCTCTGCGTTCAGACCCTCCGACGAGAACAGCTCTCCCTGGCGCCCCGCCTCCGAACCTGATGAGATGACGCGGTGAGCGAGCTTCGCAGCCACGGGCTCGGGCTGCGCGTGCAGATCATGGTCGCGCTCGGGGTGGGGTTCGCCCTCTCGGTGCTCCTGATCGGGCTCGCGACGGCTCGCCTCGGGAGCCGCGCCATCGACAACGACCGTCGACAGGCGGCCGAGGCCACCGCGTCGCTCCTCGTGGCGGCGGCCGGGCTCGATGAGGACGGCCGGCGCGCGGCGCTCGCGGCCGCGCTCGAGGGCGGCGGCCTCGAGGGGGCAGAGCTGACCGTGGGCGGCGCGACCCAGCGCGTGGGCACGCTCTCGGGGGTCTCGATCGAGCGCGCCGAGGGGGAGGTCGTCGTGCGGCTCTCGCTGGCGTCGGCCGAGTCCCGACGCTCGCTGCCGGGGCTCCTGTTCCTCTACGTGGGCATCACCGCGGCCGCGATCCTGATCCTCAGCTACGTGCTCCTGACGCGGCTCATCGTGCGGCCGGTCGAGCAGCTCACGCGGGCGAGCGAGCGCCTGGCGCGCGGCAGCGGCGCGGAGCGGGTAGAGATCCACGGGGCGGCCGAGGTGGCGCGCCTCGCGCTCGCCTTCAACGACATGCAGACGCAGCTGGCCGAGGAGCGCGCGTCGCTGCAGGCGCGCCTGCGCGAGCTGGAGGCGCTGACCCAGGAGCTCCAGACGGCCCAGCGCTCGCTGGTGCGGAGCGAGAAGATGGCCTCCGTCGGGCGTCTCGCGGCTGGCATCGCGCACGAGATCGGCAACCCCCTCACCTCGATCGTCGGCCTGGTCGAGCTGGTCGAGGACGGAGGTCTGGAGCCGGAGGAGCAGCGCGAGTTCCTGCGGCGCGTCCGCAAGGAGACCGAGCGCATCCACCACATCATCCGGGACCTGCTCGACTTCGCCCGGGACGACGCGCGCCCCGACGAGCTGGCCGAGACCTGCGATCTCGTCGAGGTGGTGGAGGACGCGGTGCGCCTCGTCGGGCCCCAGAAGGATCTCCGGCAGGTGACGCTCGAGCGCCGCTTCCCCGAGGACTGCCCGCCCGCGCGCGGCTCGTCGGCGCGCCTGGCGCAGGTGGTGCTCAACCTCCTGCTCAACGCCGCGGACG includes the following:
- a CDS encoding ATP-binding protein; this translates as MSELRSHGLGLRVQIMVALGVGFALSVLLIGLATARLGSRAIDNDRRQAAEATASLLVAAAGLDEDGRRAALAAALEGGGLEGAELTVGGATQRVGTLSGVSIERAEGEVVVRLSLASAESRRSLPGLLFLYVGITAAAILILSYVLLTRLIVRPVEQLTRASERLARGSGAERVEIHGAAEVARLALAFNDMQTQLAEERASLQARLRELEALTQELQTAQRSLVRSEKMASVGRLAAGIAHEIGNPLTSIVGLVELVEDGGLEPEEQREFLRRVRKETERIHHIIRDLLDFARDDARPDELAETCDLVEVVEDAVRLVGPQKDLRQVTLERRFPEDCPPARGSSARLAQVVLNLLLNAADAIDGEGTIRLEVTSEPAGAEGADAWIELVVHDSGPGIDAEVREQIFEPFVTTKPTGEGTGLGLAVCHAIVEQYGGTLDADNAPEGGARFVVRLPAVPVG